CCTGACCGATCTGCAGAGCCTGCTGGACCGGCAGTGGTTGCGCCGGGGCGCGATCGTGGTCGCCGACAACGTGAAGCTGCCCGGGGCGCCGAAGTACCTCGCCTACATGAACGAGCACCAGGGCAAGCTCTGGGATACCAAACATCACAAGACGCATGCCGAGTACCAGACCCTGCTGCCCGATCTGGTGCTGGAATCGGAGTACCTGGGCGACTGACCCGACCGCTAACGTGCCCGGGGGTGCGCGCCCGCCCAGACCTCGCGCAGTGTGTGCACCGTGACCATGGTGTAGATCTGCGTGGTGGTCACCGAGGCGTGGCCCAGGAGTTCCTGTACGACGCGCACGTCGGCGCCGCCGTCGAGCAGGTGGGTCGCGAACGAGTGCCGCAACGTGTGCGGGGAGACCGTCGCGGTGATGCCTGCCCGGGCGGCCGCGTCCTGCAACACCTGCCACGCGCTCTGCCGGGACAACCGGCCACCGCGGGCGTTGAGGAAGATCCCCGGGGTGCCCCGGCCGCGGCGGGCCAGGTCCGGCCGCCCCCGGACCAGGTAGGCGTCGAGTGCGCTGACGGCAGGACGCCCGATGGGCACCAACCGCTGTTTGCCGCCCTTACCGTGCAACAGCACCGAACGCGCCTGGGTGTCGATGTCGTCGAGGTCGAGCCCCACCGCCTCGGAGATGCGGGCGCCGGTGGAGTAGAGCAGTTCCAGCAGGGCCCGATTGCGCAGCGTCAGCGGACCGTCGGCCTCGCTGTCACCGCCGGCCGCCTCGAGCAGCGCGAGCACTTCGTCGAGGGTGAGGCTCTTGGGCAGCCGTCGGCTCGGCGTGGGGGGTTTGACCCCGCGGGCGACGTCGAGTGCGGTCATGCCCTCTGCGGTGGCGAACCGATGCAGCCCGCGGACGGCGACGACCGCCCTGGCGGCCGAAACCGCCGACAGCGCAGCCACTCCGGAATCCGGATCACCCTTGCGCAGCGCGATCAGGAAATCGCTGACGTCCGACTCGGCCACCTTCGCCAGGTCGTCGATGCCGCGCTGCGTGAGGTGTTCGGCATACCGGCGCAGATCGCGCCGGTATGAGCTCAAGGTGTTGGCCGCCACGCCCCGCTCGATCGTCAGGTGATCGAGGTAGCCCTGGAGTTGGTCGTCGAGAGCCGATCGGAGGGGGGCGGGAACCGTCATAGCAGGCCTTTTCGCCGCCTGAATGCTGTCGGGCGGTCCACCCACTCGGCGTCGACGGGCCGTAGCGCCTCGCCATCGGGCAATGCGTGCGCGGCCAGAATGCCCGCCACCGCAATCGAATTCACGATGTCGCCGGAGAACACCCGCCGCACCGCCTCCTCCAGCGGCACCCGTTCGACCACCAGGTCGGCTTCCTCGTGCTCGCCGTCGGGGCGGCCCACGTCGGTCAGCCCGGTGGCGAGGTAGATCCGCACGCTCTCGTCGGAGAATCCGGGGGTGGAATCCAGATCCACCAGCACCCGCCAGTGTGCGGCCGCCAGTCCGGCTTCCTCGGTGAGTTCGCGCGCGGCCGTCACTTCCGGTGGTTCCCCGCCGAGGTCGAGCAGGCCGGCCGGCAGCTCCCAGAGCCGACGGCCCAGCGGGTGGCGGTATTGGTACACCAGAACCACGTTGCGGTCGTCGTCGAGGGCCACCACGGCCACGGCACCGTAGTGCTCGACGACTTCACGCCGGGCCGAACCGCCGCCGGGCATGCTGACCTCATCCGCGCGCAGCGCGAAAATATTTCCGACGTAGAGGGTTTCGCTGGCCAGGGTCGCGAAGTCGTGTTCAGCCACGGACGTCGGACTTCTCCAGATGCTCGTCGACCGGACTTTCGCCGGCATCCACCTCCCCGGCCTCCTCGTCGAACTGTTCGGGAAGGTCCATGCCGGGCAACCGCTCCTCGGCCTTGTAGGCCAACCCCGCACCGATGAACGCCGCGAACAACGGATGCGGCCGGGTCGGCCGGCTCTTGAGCTCGGGGTGGGCCTGGGTTCCGACCAGGAACGGATGGAGCTTCGAGTCGTACTCCACGAACTCGACCAGATGTCCGTCCGGAGAGGTGCCGGAAAACCGCAGCCCGCTCTCGGCGATCCGGTCGCGGTAGGCGTTGTTGACCTCGTAGCGGTGCCGGTGCCGCTCGGACACCTCGGTGGCCTGGTAGGCCTCGGCCACAATCGATCCGGCCTGGAGCACGGCGGGGTAGGCGCCCAGTCGCATGGTGCCGCCCAGGTCGGCCTCGCCGGCCACCGCGTCTTCCTGATCGGCCATCGTGGAGATCACCGGATCCGGGGTCTTCGGATCGAACTCGGCGGAGTTGGCGCCGGCGATTCCCACCGACCGGGCCGCCTCGATCACGATGCACTGCAGTCCCAGGCACAGGCCCAGGACCGGCAGGCCGCGCTTGCGGGCGAAGGAGATCGCCCCGAGCTTGCCCTCGATGCCGCGGATGCCGAACCCGCCGGGGATGAGCACCCCGTCGACATCGGAGAGTGCGGCCGCCGCACCGGCGTCGGTCTCGCAGTCATCGGAGGCCACCCACCGGATCTCCACCTTGGCGCGGTGCTTGAAACCGCCTGCGCGCAGGGCTTCGGCGACCGACAGGTAGGCATCGGAGAGGTCGATGTACTTGCCCACCAAGGCGATTCGGACGGTTTCCTGCGGCTCGTGCACCCGGCGCAGCAGGTCGTCCCACTCCGACCAGTCGACGTCACGGAACGGAAGGTTGAGCCGGCGCACCACGTACGCGTCGAGTTCCTCGCGGTGCAGCACCTTGGGAATGTCGTAGATGGACGGCGCATCGGGAGTGGAGATCACACCGTCGACGTCGACGTCGCACATCAGCGCGATCTTGTTCTTGAGGGGTTCGGGCACATCGCGGTCACACCGCAGGATCAGCGCGTCGGGGGTGATACCGATGCTGCGCAGCGCTGCCACCGAGTGCTGCGTCGGCTTCGTCTTGAGCTCGCCGGAGGGAGCCAGGTACGGCACCAGCGACACGTGCAGGAAGAAGCAGTTCTCCCGGCCGACCTCGTGGCGCACCTGACGGGCGGCCTCCAGGAATGGCAGCGATTCGATATCGCCGACGGTGCCGCCGATTTCGGTGATCACGACATCGGGGCGGTGGCCGGCCGCGTCGGGTTCGGCCATCGCCAGGATGCGGCTCTTGATCTCGTCGGTGATGTGCGGGATCACCTGGACGGTGTCGCCCAGGTACTCTCCGCGACGTTCCTTGGCGATGACCGACGAGTAGACCTGACCAGTGGTCACGTTGGCCGACTGCGACAGGTCGCGATCCAGGAACCGTTCGTAGTGACCGACGTCGAGGTCGGTTTCGGCGCCGTCCTCGGTGACGAACACCTCGCCGTGCTGGAACGGGTTCATGGTGCCCGGATCGACGTTCAGGTAGGGGTCGAGTTTCTGCATCGTCACCTGCAGCCCCCGCGCGGTCAGCAACTGACCGAGGCTCGAGGCCGTCAGCCCCTTGCCCAGCGAAGAAACCACACCACCGGTGACGAAGAGGTGTTTGGTGGCGGTTTGCGGGTGCTTGCGTAAGGCGGGCAAAAGCATCCTCCGTGACGACGGGCAGGGAATCAATAAACCAGCTGTGGCCTGCCGACCCACGGAAGTTCACCTTAACACCGACGCCGACAAGCCGTGGCTGGCGCGCCGCGCACGCGAGGAGCAATAGCCGTCCGGCACCCGCTATTGCGGGACGGTCACCGACGTCGCGCCCTGGCCCGTGCCGTACTTGCCCGGCTTCGCCCCACCGGCAAGATCTGCCAACGCGAGGACCGCGGTGATCTGACCGGCGCTGGAATCGACGTCGTCCACGGTGCTGACCGCGGCCGCCAAACCCGCGTCTGACCTGGTCACAGCCACCGGGCCGGTGCCAGACGCCGAGCCGGAGCGGCCCGCCAGTACGGTCCCGGTGCCGTGCGGCGCCAGCCCGGCGGCAAATCGCGCGGCGGTCACGCCGCGGTTCCCGCCGTCCTCGCCGAGCGCGCCGCCGGTCACGATCAGCGCGGTGTTGGCCGCCCCGATGTGCTCATCGTCATAGGTCAGGAACCCGGTGTCACGCAGAGCCGCCAGCACCGTCGCGCGCTGGGTGTCGTCCACCGGCGCCGCGGCCGGGTTGCGGTCGATCAGCAGGGTGATGCCCAACAGATCGCCGGCCTGGGATCCCTGGTCGACGGCCACGGTGCTGAGCTGCTTGCCGGCCGGCACGATCGGCGAGTTGACCACCGACAGCAACTTGTCCGCCGAATTGGCTTCGACGAACTCACTGGTGAGCGAGATCGTCCCGGTCACCCGCCCGCCTGCCTGGCCGATGAAGCGTGACACGGCCTCGACGTCACCATCGGCGGCGTCGGGGGTGCGGAACAGCACCACCGACTTGTCCTTCAAGGTGTCGCGGACCATCCGAGGCGCCATCTGCGCATCGAATTCACTTGCGGCGTTGAGCTTTTCGTTCAGCGCATTCTTGCCGTCGGTCAGGTTGTCGATCTGGTCCTGCAGTTCCACCTTGTCGTCACGAAGGCCTGACAGCACGGTGTTGGACAGCAGGCCCGAACCCAGTGCCACCCCGATGGCCAGCGCCAGGAACACCGACGCCAGCGAAATCGCGTGTGCGCGAAGCGTGATCACAACTCACCTGCCATTCAGCTGACCAGACCCTGCACCCACAGCGTGAAGCGGTTCCAATAGTCGACGACCCAGTCGATCACCGCGCCGTCGGCGCGCGACACCCACAGCGCGACGACCACGGCCACCAGCATGGCCAGCACCAACAGTGCGATCGCCCCACCGGACACCCGGCTGCGGTACAGAGTCGCCACGGCCTTGGCGTCGACGAGCTTCTCCCCCACCTTCAACCGGGTCAGGAACGTCGACGGGTTGCTGCGCTGGCGCGAGCGGTCGAAGAACTCCTCGATCGAGGCGGTGTGGCCGGCCGTGACGATCAGTGACGCGCCGTGGTGATCGCACAGCAGCAGCGCCAGATCCGCTGCCGACCCGGCAGCCGGGAAGGTCATCGCCCCGACTCCGAGGTCCTGGATGCGCTCGAGGCCGGCGGCGTGCCCGTCGGCGTCGGCCGGTAGCACGACCTGGGCGCCGCAGCGCAGCACCTCGACGCTCATCTTGTCCGGGTCGCCGACGATCAGCGCGGGCCGGTATCCGGCCTTGCGCAGCACGTCCGCACCGGCGCCGACGCCGACCAGCACGGGCTGGTACTCCTTGATGAACGGTTTGAGGGCCCGCAGATCCTCGGCGGCGTCGGGTTCCTCGGCCACGATCACGACGTGCCTGCGGTGCAGGTCCACGTCGATGTTCGGGATTCCGATGCCGTCGATGAGCAGCGGGCTCTCGCTCCGGATGAATTCGATGGTGTTCCCCGCGAAGGCCTCGAGGTGTGCCACCAGACCGCTCTTGGCGTCGTGCATCAACTCGTGGATCTCTTGGTCGTTGCGCTCGGTCCCGAACGCGATGCGCCGGTCTCCCGAGTAGACGCCGCCGTTGTTCAGGCGGACCCGGGCACCGTCCTTGATCTTCTTGAAGACGTCCGGCCCGGCCTCGTCGATCAGCACCACACCGTTGGCGACGAGCACCTCCGGCCCCAGGTTCGGGTAGCGGCCCGAGATGGACGGGGAGGCGTTGACGACACCGGCAATCTGGGCCTCGACCAGCGCGTCCGCGGTGATCCGGTCCAGATCCTGGGCGTCGAGGACGACGATGTCACCGGGGCCGACGCGACGCAGCAGCCGGTCGATATCGCGGTCCACTCGTGCAGTGCCGGTCACTCCCGGACGCGAAGAGGCATTGCGGGTGAGCAGCGTCGACATCTTCATGCGCCGATTCTGTCGGGATTCGCCCGACAGTCGGCGGAGGCGCGCCGTAACACCAGCCTCACAAGTCAGCTTTAGTCACATCAGTAACAGCAGAACGGTCTCAATCCCGCGTCGCCGCGTAGTGCCGTGCGGCCTTGGCGCGGTTGCCACAGGTCGCCATCGAATGCCAGCGCCGAGCCCCGTTCTTCGAGGTGTCGTGGAACCACAGAATGCAGTGCGGATGGGCACATTGCTTGATCCGGTCGGGCGCCTCGGCCAGCAACCTCAACAGATCCGCCGCCGCCAACCAGCCGGCGAGCCATTGCGGCTGCGCCACCTCGACGGCCTCGGTAGGCCCGGTCGCCGTGAGCAGGCGCCGGATCCTGCCGTGTTCCAGCACTTCGTTCACCCCGTCGACGGACCCGGCCTGCAGGGCTTGGAGGATGGCTTCACGGGTCTCGATCAGCGCCTTCCGCGACTCCTCGTCAGCCTCACAGCGATCCTCCAGCCCATTGGCCAGCAACCAGGTACGCAGCCCTACGACGTCCGCGAGAAGGTCCTGCGGGCCATCTGCCGACATCCACCGGGTGTTCAGCAGATCCAGCGCAAGGGGTTCGCCGACGTGCGGGCGCGGATCACGCATACCTGAGGGTAACCACGGGCCGGCGACGACAAGAGTCACCCGCCGGACTAACTATCGAAATCCAGTTAGGTGGTTGACGGCTGCGCCCCTACCGTTCTAACCTGCTTAAGCAATTACATTGGTTAGCCATTCAGGAGGACTGCATGCCCGCGACCACCCCGCCCCAGCTCGCCCCCGGACACGTCGGCATCAACGTCACCGACCTCGACCGCTCCGTCGCCTTCTACCGGAACGCGCTCGGATTCGAACCGCTGTCCGTCAACGGTGAAGGCGAGCACCGGTATGCCTTCCTCGGCACCGGCGGGACGTTGCGACTGACTCTCTGGCAGCAGAGCCGTGGTCGGTTCTCCACCGAAACCCCAGGTCTGCACCATCTTTCGTTCGAGGCGGCCAGCATCGACGAGGTGCGGACGGTCGAGGCGGCGCTGCGGGCACTGGGCACGGAGTTCGCGCACGACGGCGTCGTCGCACACGGGGAGGGAGCCGCCTCCGGCGGCATCTTCTTCAGCGACCCCGACGGAACCAGGCTGGAGGTGTACGCACCGAATGGGGCGCAGACCGCTCCCGCACCAAACGGATCCGCCCCCACCTGCGGATTCTTCTGAGCCGATCAGGGTGAACATGTATCACTCGGGTGAGTTGGCGGTACAGCGACGCATGGGGCAGGAGGCCATCGCGAATCGCGTGGGTCGCATGATCCGCACCGAGGTCCCCGCGGCCGCCGCTGCGTTCCTCGCCGAACAGCCGATGATCGTGATCGCCGCGGCCGACGACGGCGGCCGGGTGTGGGCCGGGTTGATCACCGGACCACCCGGCTTCGTCCACGCCGATGATCCGGCCACGATCATGATCGAGGCGTTGCCGGCACCGGGCGATCCGCTCCGCGACGTGCTGCACAGCGGACAGCAGATCGGAATGATCGCCATCGAGCCGCAGACCCGGCGCCGGATGCGGGTCAACGGCTCCGCCGAACCGGCCGGAGCCGGCCTGCGGATCGCTCCCGATCAGGTGTATTCGAACTGCCCGAAGTACATTTCGCGCCGGGGCATCACCGAGGTGAGGTCCGCGACGGAGCCGTCCGATGTTCACCGTGGCGAGTCACTGACCGATCGACACCAAGAACTCATCTCGAGTGCCGACGCCTTCTTCATCGGATCGGCGGACGCGACAGGCAATGCCGACGCATCCCACCGCGGCGGTAATCCCGGGTTCCTGCAGGTGCTCTCGCCACGACAACTGCGTTGGCCGGACTACCGCGGAAACTCGATGTTCATGACCCTGGGCAACATCGACGCCAATCCGCGGTGCGGCCTTTTGGTGATCGACTGGTCTTCGGGAGCTACGCTCCAGCTCACCGGGACCGCCGAAATCAACTGGGATGAAGCCGATTCCAGTGCCGGCGCACAGTGCGCGGTGGATTTCACGGTCGAAGCGGTGGTGGAGCTGACGCATGTCAGCCCGCTGCGTTGGAGCTCCGCCGAGCTGTCACCGGCCAACCCGGGCCCGGCCGTCGGTCAGGGCTAGGGGGCGCTGCGCTCCTGCTGCGCAGCCTCGAGCAGCTCTCTGGCGTGGGCCCGTCCGCTGTCGGACTCCCCCAGACCGGCCAGCATCCGGGCCAACTCGGCGACCCGATCGTCGTCCTCGATCCGTTTCACGCCGCTCGATTTGGCGCGACCGTCGCCGCTGTCGACCACGAGATGTGCGTCGGCATACGCCGCGACCTGAGGCAGGTGGGTCACCACGATCACCTGGTGAGTGCGCGCCAACCGGGCCAAGCGCCGGCCGATCTGCACCGCTGCCCGGCCACCGACCCCGGCGTCGACCTCGTCGAACACCATCGTGGTGCCCGCCGTCGAGGCCGACAGCACCACTTCGAGGGCCAGCATGACGCGCGAAAGCTCACCGCCGGAGGCACTCTTCGCCAGCGGCAACACATCCGCGCCGCGATGCGCGGTGAACCCGAATTCGACCGCGTCGACACCGTCGTGGCCGGCGTGCAGAACCTCACCGTCGGGCATCGTCAGCGGCGCAGAATCGTCGGCGCGGGCCGGCATCGGGGCGACGCCGATGGTGAACATCGCATTGGCCATCGCCAGGCCGGCGAGCTCCGCGGTCACCGCCTTGGCCAGCCCCTTGGCCGCCTTCGTGCGGGACTTGGTGAGCTCGCCCGCAGCGGTGACCACCTGGGCTTCCAACTCGGCGACCTTGCGGTCCAGGGCTGCCAGGCTCTCTTCGGAAACATCGAGCTGCGCCAACCGCTCCGCGGCGTCACGCGACCATTCCAGCACCCCGTCGACATCGGCGGCGTACTTGCGGGTGAGCGTACGGAGCTCCGCCTGTCGCGCCAGCTTGGTCTCCAGAGTGCTGGCATCGCTGGGCAATTCGGACAGGTAGTGCCCGAGCTCGCCGGATACGTCGCCGATCACGGCCATCGCCTCGGCCAATCGGGCGCCCAACGCCTGCAACGCCGCGTCATCGGTGGACTGCAGCGCCGCCTGCGCCTGACCGACACCGTCGGCGGCCGATACCGAATCCGGGGAGGGTTCGTCGAGCTCACCGGACAGGGCCAGCCGGGCGGTCTGTGCGGCCTCGCGCAGCGCGTCCAGTTCCGAGAGCCTCCGGATATCGGCGATGATCGCCTCATCCTCACCGGGTTGCGGTGCGACCGCATCGATCTCGTGGATCCCGAAGCTGAGCCGGTCGGCTTCCTGCGCCAGTTCCCTGGCGCGCCGGCGCCGGTCGGCCAGGTCGCGACGCGCCGTCAGCCACTCGTCGCGGGCGCGCCGGTAGCGCGTCAACGGCTTGTCCACCTCGGCGAACCGGTCCAGCGCCGCCCGCTGCTCGTCGGGTCGCATCAACCGCAACTGGTCGTTCTGACCGTGCAACGTCAGAACCTGGGCGGTGAAGCTGCTCAAGGATTTCGCGGGAACACTGCGCCCTCCCAGATATGCCCGCGACGGCCCGGCCCGGCTGACCGAGCGGGCCGCGATCACGCTGCCGTCGTCGTCGCGTTCAGCGCCGGAGGATTCCAGGATCTCCTCGACCCGGCCGGACACGTCCTCGCCGAGTTCGATTGTGCTGAACCGGCCTTCCACCACGGCGCGGTCCGAGCCCGACCTCACCCGGTTGGCATCCGCACGGGCACCACCGAGCAGGTGCAGGCTGGTCACCACCATGGTCTTACCGGTTCCGGTTTCACCGGTCAGCACGGTCAGCCCACGGTCGAACTCCGCGGTGGCGGCACTGATCGCGCCCAACGACTCGATTCGAATCTCCGACAGCACAGGTATCTACTGTCCCCGCCATCCGGTGACCGGCAACCGGAACTTACGCACCAACCGATCGGTGAACGGCGCCGAGTCCAACCGGACCCATTTCAGCGGGGTACCGCAGCGGGTCACCTCCAACCGGCCGCCGGCAGGCACCACCATCTCGCGTCGCCCGTCACAGAACACCAGGGCGTCATTGCCGCTCGCCTCGATCTCGATGGCGATGCTGGCCAACGGGCTGGTCACCATCGGCCGGGCGAACAGTGCGTGAGCATTGTTGGGCACCACCAGAATCGCTTCCAGGTCCGGCCACAGCACCGGGCCACCGGCCGAGAACGCGTAGGCGGTGGAGCCCGTCGGCGTCGACACCAGCACCCCGTCGCAGCCGAACGACGAGACCGGGCGGCCGTCGACCTCCAGCACCACACCGAGCACCCCGAGCCGGGGCCCCTTCTCCAGGCTGGCCTCGTTGAGTGCCCAACCGCGGTTCACCACGTCAGTCCCGACGCGCACCACGACGTCGAGCGTCATCCGTTCCTCGATGCGGTAATCGCGCTCGATGACGCGCTCGAGGACGTGATCGATGGCCTCGGCCTCGGCTTCGGCCAGGAAGCCGATCCGGCCCAGATTGACTCCGAGCACCGGGATCTCGACGTTGCGCGCGAGCTCGGCGGCCCGCAGGAACGTGCCGTCCCCGCCGAGGACGAGCACCAGTTCGCACCCTTCGGCGGCCCGCTCGTCGGCGTCCACCACCTCGATGTCCACCCCGAGGGCACGCATGTCATCGGGCGCCAGATGCAGCGGGCCGCGATCCACGGCCTCGGCCGAGAGCACCTTCAGGCCAATGCCGTTGTCGCCGAGCACCTTTTCCACTCGCCGGGCAACCTCGGTCGCCTCGTCCCGGCCGGTGTGCACCACCAGCAGGATCGTGCGTTCTTGGGTCATTGCGGCCCCTCCTCGACCGCCTGCCTTACCGCCTGCTCGAGCGACTCGCCATCCAGCTGACGGTCGCTCTGAGCACGCAGGTGCAGGAAGTACTCGACATTGCCCGATGGTCCGGGCAGCGGGCTGGCCGTCACATCGACAGCATGCCACTGCAACGCGGCCGCCTTGCGCGCGACCGTGCACACCGCGTCGATGCGCAACTCGGGGTCGGACACCACACCGCCCGCGCCGACACGATCCTTGCCGACCTCGAACTGCGGTTTCACCATCGGAACGATATCGGCGTCGACCGTCGCGCAGGCAGTGAGCGCGGGAAGAACGGTCGCCAGCGAGATGAAGGACAGGTCGGCCACGATCAACTGCACCGGTCCGCCGATCGCCTCGGGGGTCAACTCCCGCACATTCGTTCGTTCCAGCACCTGCACCCGTTCGTCCGAGCGCAGTGACCAGGCCAGCTGACCGTAGCCGACGTCGGCCGCCACCACCTGCGCAGCGCCCCGGTCGAGAAGCACCTCCGTGAAGCCGCCGGTGGATGCCCCCGCGTCGAGACAGCGTCGCCCCTCGACGACGACGTCGAACGCGTCCAACGCACCGATCAGCTTGTGCGCACCCCGCGATACCCAGGAGCGCTCTTCGGAGGCGATCACCGTGATGTTGGTGTCGGCCGCGACCGCGGTGGCCGGTTTGGCGGCGGGCATGCCGTCGATCCGCACCCGCCCGGCCTCGATCAGTTCTGCTGCCTGCTGTCGTGACCGGGCCAGCCCCCGCCGCACCAGCTCGGCATCAACGCGAGCGCGCCGCGCCACCGGCGCTCACCTTCCGGTCGCCTGCGGTCCGCCCGGTTGCCCCCTGTCGACGGATTCGAGGGCGTGCACGAGCAGATCGTGAGCCTGCTCCAGCCGCGCTGCCACCACATCGATGTCCGTGCCCTCGAGTGCGGACGGGTCCACGGCGGGATCCGGCACTTCTGCCAGCACTGCGGCGACCTGCGCCCGCAGTTGGTCAGGATCGGTAGTCATAGCGATACTCACGCTAGTCGATGGGTGCCGACAGCAACGACCATCGCTGCAACGCCCGGCGCGCTGTGTCGTCTCCGGCCGAGACCGCGAAGCCGGGATCCAGGCCCGCGCTCCACACCGCATCCGCCGTCGCCCGAACCACCGACAGGTCGTCCTGCGGATCCGCACCCGTGGCGTGGACCGTCACGATGGTCGAACCCAGCTCGACACGCCAGGCCGGGTGCGGCCCGATGCACAACATGTCGGCGTCCGCGTGCAGTCCCCGCAGGTCCTCCGCGAGGTATCCGGGCCGTTCTGCGGGCACCGCCCGCACGGCTTCGTCGGCCGTGCTGACGCCGGTCAGCACCATCAGGCTCGGCAGCCCGGCCGCGACCGCACCGGCGATGTCGGTGTCGAGCCGGTCCCCGACCACAAGGGGGGCAGAGAATGTCCCCCGGCTCAGGGCATCGTTCATCAGCGTCGGTTGAGGCTTGCCGGCAACCAGCGGATCCTGCCCGGTCGCCGCCCGCAACGCGGCCACCATCGACCCGTTGCCCGGCAGCAGACCGCGTTCCGACGGCAGGGTCAGATCTACGTTCGCGGCCACCCACAGCGCACCGGCCCGGATCGCCAATGCGGCCTCGGCGAGGTCAGGCCACGAGGTGCTCGTCGAGTGGCCTTGCACCACCGCGATCGGCCCCTCGTCGAACGCGCGCACCGGCCGCAGCCCGACGTTGCGCACCTCCGCGGCCAGGGCCTCGGTTCCCACGACGAGAATGGCAGAATCCCCCACCACGTGTGCGGCCAGCAGATGCGCCGCACTCTGCGCGCTCGTCACCACGTCGTCGGAGTCGGCGGCGAAGCCCAGTGCGCGGAGGTGCTCGGCGACCTCCTCCGGTGCACGTGAGGCATTGTTGGTGACATAGAGCGCCCGGGAGGCGACTCCGGCCAGGCTCTCGATGGCGCCGGCCGTTGGCTCGTGACCGCGGAACACCGTGCCGTCGAGATCGAGCAGCAGGCAATCATGCTGCCGCGCAAGCGTGGTCACGTCAGGACAGCTCCGTGATCCGGTCTTCCGCGTCGGTGATCCCCTCGATGTCAGCCGCCGCGGCGTGCATGAACCACTGCAGCGCTTCATCACCACGTCCGAGCGCCAGCAGGGTGTCGGCATAGACATAGAACAGGCGGGCCGAGGTCGGCCCCACGTTGGTCGGGTCGAGCGGCGGCGTGGCGAGGATGGCCAACGCCTGCTCGAGCTGGCCCAGGTCCGACCGGGCACCGGCCGTG
The genomic region above belongs to Mycolicibacterium sp. HK-90 and contains:
- the xerD gene encoding site-specific tyrosine recombinase XerD → MTVPAPLRSALDDQLQGYLDHLTIERGVAANTLSSYRRDLRRYAEHLTQRGIDDLAKVAESDVSDFLIALRKGDPDSGVAALSAVSAARAVVAVRGLHRFATAEGMTALDVARGVKPPTPSRRLPKSLTLDEVLALLEAAGGDSEADGPLTLRNRALLELLYSTGARISEAVGLDLDDIDTQARSVLLHGKGGKQRLVPIGRPAVSALDAYLVRGRPDLARRGRGTPGIFLNARGGRLSRQSAWQVLQDAAARAGITATVSPHTLRHSFATHLLDGGADVRVVQELLGHASVTTTQIYTMVTVHTLREVWAGAHPRAR
- a CDS encoding NUDIX hydrolase, translating into MAEHDFATLASETLYVGNIFALRADEVSMPGGGSARREVVEHYGAVAVVALDDDRNVVLVYQYRHPLGRRLWELPAGLLDLGGEPPEVTAARELTEEAGLAAAHWRVLVDLDSTPGFSDESVRIYLATGLTDVGRPDGEHEEADLVVERVPLEEAVRRVFSGDIVNSIAVAGILAAHALPDGEALRPVDAEWVDRPTAFRRRKGLL
- a CDS encoding CTP synthase; this translates as MPALRKHPQTATKHLFVTGGVVSSLGKGLTASSLGQLLTARGLQVTMQKLDPYLNVDPGTMNPFQHGEVFVTEDGAETDLDVGHYERFLDRDLSQSANVTTGQVYSSVIAKERRGEYLGDTVQVIPHITDEIKSRILAMAEPDAAGHRPDVVITEIGGTVGDIESLPFLEAARQVRHEVGRENCFFLHVSLVPYLAPSGELKTKPTQHSVAALRSIGITPDALILRCDRDVPEPLKNKIALMCDVDVDGVISTPDAPSIYDIPKVLHREELDAYVVRRLNLPFRDVDWSEWDDLLRRVHEPQETVRIALVGKYIDLSDAYLSVAEALRAGGFKHRAKVEIRWVASDDCETDAGAAAALSDVDGVLIPGGFGIRGIEGKLGAISFARKRGLPVLGLCLGLQCIVIEAARSVGIAGANSAEFDPKTPDPVISTMADQEDAVAGEADLGGTMRLGAYPAVLQAGSIVAEAYQATEVSERHRHRYEVNNAYRDRIAESGLRFSGTSPDGHLVEFVEYDSKLHPFLVGTQAHPELKSRPTRPHPLFAAFIGAGLAYKAEERLPGMDLPEQFDEEAGEVDAGESPVDEHLEKSDVRG
- a CDS encoding copper transporter, whose translation is MITLRAHAISLASVFLALAIGVALGSGLLSNTVLSGLRDDKVELQDQIDNLTDGKNALNEKLNAASEFDAQMAPRMVRDTLKDKSVVLFRTPDAADGDVEAVSRFIGQAGGRVTGTISLTSEFVEANSADKLLSVVNSPIVPAGKQLSTVAVDQGSQAGDLLGITLLIDRNPAAAPVDDTQRATVLAALRDTGFLTYDDEHIGAANTALIVTGGALGEDGGNRGVTAARFAAGLAPHGTGTVLAGRSGSASGTGPVAVTRSDAGLAAAVSTVDDVDSSAGQITAVLALADLAGGAKPGKYGTGQGATSVTVPQ
- the steA gene encoding putative cytokinetic ring protein SteA, with protein sequence MKMSTLLTRNASSRPGVTGTARVDRDIDRLLRRVGPGDIVVLDAQDLDRITADALVEAQIAGVVNASPSISGRYPNLGPEVLVANGVVLIDEAGPDVFKKIKDGARVRLNNGGVYSGDRRIAFGTERNDQEIHELMHDAKSGLVAHLEAFAGNTIEFIRSESPLLIDGIGIPNIDVDLHRRHVVIVAEEPDAAEDLRALKPFIKEYQPVLVGVGAGADVLRKAGYRPALIVGDPDKMSVEVLRCGAQVVLPADADGHAAGLERIQDLGVGAMTFPAAGSAADLALLLCDHHGASLIVTAGHTASIEEFFDRSRQRSNPSTFLTRLKVGEKLVDAKAVATLYRSRVSGGAIALLVLAMLVAVVVALWVSRADGAVIDWVVDYWNRFTLWVQGLVS
- a CDS encoding CGNR zinc finger domain-containing protein produces the protein MRDPRPHVGEPLALDLLNTRWMSADGPQDLLADVVGLRTWLLANGLEDRCEADEESRKALIETREAILQALQAGSVDGVNEVLEHGRIRRLLTATGPTEAVEVAQPQWLAGWLAAADLLRLLAEAPDRIKQCAHPHCILWFHDTSKNGARRWHSMATCGNRAKAARHYAATRD
- a CDS encoding VOC family protein — protein: MPATTPPQLAPGHVGINVTDLDRSVAFYRNALGFEPLSVNGEGEHRYAFLGTGGTLRLTLWQQSRGRFSTETPGLHHLSFEAASIDEVRTVEAALRALGTEFAHDGVVAHGEGAASGGIFFSDPDGTRLEVYAPNGAQTAPAPNGSAPTCGFF
- a CDS encoding pyridoxamine 5'-phosphate oxidase family protein — encoded protein: MYHSGELAVQRRMGQEAIANRVGRMIRTEVPAAAAAFLAEQPMIVIAAADDGGRVWAGLITGPPGFVHADDPATIMIEALPAPGDPLRDVLHSGQQIGMIAIEPQTRRRMRVNGSAEPAGAGLRIAPDQVYSNCPKYISRRGITEVRSATEPSDVHRGESLTDRHQELISSADAFFIGSADATGNADASHRGGNPGFLQVLSPRQLRWPDYRGNSMFMTLGNIDANPRCGLLVIDWSSGATLQLTGTAEINWDEADSSAGAQCAVDFTVEAVVELTHVSPLRWSSAELSPANPGPAVGQG